From one Montipora capricornis isolate CH-2021 chromosome 10, ASM3666992v2, whole genome shotgun sequence genomic stretch:
- the LOC138020514 gene encoding uncharacterized protein has translation MNSTQSERVRDQLRRKYSELDHEEKKMTNLDKKKFVERLADEAEKGSGRQDLKTLYRINIMLNNGFKNNDIFVKGIDDNVLSKEAEKLAHWKVHFGSILNRPEPEQVAEIPPAVEELDICIDPPTVEEGKAAIKAMTSGKAGGADGMTAEMLKAEETETPRLLMCIFREIWESDS, from the coding sequence atgaactCCACCCAGTCAGAACGCGTCCGTGACCAGCTGAGGAGAAAATACTCAGAATTGGACCATGAGGAGAAAAAAATGACCAACCTAGACAAGAAAAAATTTGTAGAGAGACTGGCGGATGAGGCAGAAAAGGGTTCTGGTAGACAAGATCTGAAGACCCTATATAGAATTAACATCATGTTAAATAATGGTTTTAAAAACAACGATATCTTTGTAAAAGGCATAGATGACAATGTTCTTTCGAAAGAAGCAGAAAAGCTTGCACACTGGAAGGTACATTTTGGAAGCATTCTAAATAGGCCAGAACCTGAACAAGTAGCTGAGATTCCACCGGCAGTAGAGGAATTGGATATCTGCATAGATCCACCTACCGTGGAAGAGGGGAAAGCTGCCATCAAAGCGATGACGAGCGGGAAGGCAGGTGGAGCAGATGGAATGACAGCAGAAATGCTCAAGGCTGAAGAAACTGAAACACCACGCCTTTTGATGTGCATATTCAGAGAGATATGGGAGAGCGATTCCTGA
- the LOC138019139 gene encoding M-phase phosphoprotein 8-like, translating into MVKNDDGTCSLSEDSKANLQSKEKATPPTIPIVEDRNQDDDYYEVEKVLEVRLNKQFHSEECRVRFKGYTSEDDMWLPSFAFKEPVTFNTVSKRGRIRKHTMKDDSAPLDIPRRKREPLTEKTSLKRKHFRGPAAGGKCEEQKKNRMKVDSSQDDNINSKKAYKRKKSQQGVSKDKQCKKPRRSRDGRYFRRTLGQRTENEEVSLSSEDEEISKDEEVFKNAYKKQLVVQASSHQGDNSLVFHHAGQQCAGIAFISLLYSTIHPVGTWREQDLDKLLIAGDRLHFFQVCCLRYKVAVNQKLHVDELPNKLRAFGYDFHVDTEIVGGTTMQEREDEDVLELQQVLEKSVQQNSFGFVLRFEDYCVACINSYG; encoded by the exons ATGGTGAAGAATGATGATGGAACATGTTCATTATCCGAGGATAGCAAAGCCAACCTGCAGTCCAAAGAAAAAGCTACCCCACCAACAATTCCCATTGTGGAAGATCGTAATCAAGATGATGATTACTATGAAGTGGAAAAAGTGTTGGAAGTAAGACTCAACAAGCAGTTCCACTCAGAGGAATGCAGAGTGAGGTTTAAAGGATACACATCTGAGGATGACATGTGGCTTCCAAGCTTTGCCTTTAAAGAGCCAGTGACCTTCAATACAGTGTCAAAGAGGGGTCGAATCAGGAAGCACACAATGAAGGATGATTCAGCACCTCTAGATATCccaagaagaaaaagagaaccTCTCACAGAAAAAACAAGTCTGAAAAGGAAACATTTCAGAGGGCCTGCTGCAG GAGGAAAATGTGAAGAGCAAAAGAAAAATCGCATGAAAGTGGACTCATctcaag aCGATAACATAAACTCGAAGAAAGCTTACAAGAGGAAGAAGTCTCAACAAGGAGTGTCAAAAG acaagcaatgCAAGAAACCAAGGAGATCAAGAGATGGAAGATACTTTCGCAGGACACTTGGTCAGCGGACAGAGAATGAAGAAGTCTCACTGTCTTCTGAGGATGAGGAGATCTCTAAGGATGAGGAGGTCTTTAAGAATGCATATAAAAAACAGCTGGTCGTCCAGGCATCTAGCCATCAAGGGGACAACAGCCTTGTTTTTCACCACGCAGGCCAACAGTGTGCCGGAATTGCGTTTATATCACTTCTCTACAGCACCATTCATCCAGTTGGTACATGGAGAGAGCAGGACTTGGATAAATTATTGATTGCTGGGGATAGACTCCACTTTTTCCAAGTCTGTTGTCTCAGATATAAAGTTGCTGTGAACCAAAAGCTACATGTGGATGAGTTGCCCAATAAGTTGAGAGCTTTTGGGTATGACTTTCACGTGGACACGGAAATCGTTGGTGGTACCACTATGCAGGAAAGAGAAGACGAGGATGTATTAGAGTTACAGCAGGTGTTGGAAAAAAGTGTCCAACAAAACTCCTTTGGCTTTGTTCTTCGATTTGAGGACTATTGTGTAGCTTGCATTAACAGCTATG GATAA